In one Bordetella pertussis 18323 genomic region, the following are encoded:
- a CDS encoding helix-turn-helix transcriptional regulator codes for MTQTPPRAPRGGAGAALVAGQTLIDLSRHSAARYYLSVPGKERPVFQGVFDTSEVAPGVVAHRVDIRDLQGAAVRAELKPGLRLALTIGGRADVSIGHCRLPRGPQGGDGVQGALVAVAAPATFARQSRRGDIERTVSLAFSHDWLARRLGADGAALAAFAQRHLAMHCWPASAQAITLAEQMLRPPALAPALWRLYLESRALDLLVEGFDGLEAGAGAAPQAGRGGLVRRDFLRMARIRELLESGEADAWSLEELARHACLSVNTLQRHFRAAWGMTVFECLRGARLTRARLGLERDGLSVAQAACLAGYTSAANFATAFRRAFGVTPGQLRARR; via the coding sequence ATGACCCAGACTCCTCCACGCGCACCGCGCGGCGGCGCCGGCGCCGCCCTGGTGGCGGGCCAGACGCTGATCGATCTGTCGCGCCACAGCGCCGCGCGCTACTACCTGTCGGTGCCCGGCAAGGAGCGGCCGGTTTTCCAGGGCGTGTTTGATACCAGCGAGGTGGCGCCCGGCGTGGTGGCGCACCGGGTCGATATCCGCGATCTGCAGGGCGCCGCCGTGCGCGCCGAACTCAAGCCCGGCCTGCGCCTGGCGCTGACCATAGGCGGGCGCGCCGACGTCTCCATCGGCCATTGCCGCCTGCCGCGCGGCCCGCAGGGCGGCGACGGGGTGCAGGGCGCCCTGGTGGCGGTCGCCGCGCCGGCGACGTTCGCGCGCCAGTCGCGCCGCGGCGACATCGAGCGCACGGTCAGCCTTGCATTCAGCCACGACTGGCTGGCGCGGCGCCTGGGCGCCGACGGCGCGGCATTGGCGGCGTTTGCCCAGCGCCATCTGGCCATGCATTGCTGGCCGGCATCGGCCCAGGCGATCACGCTGGCCGAGCAGATGCTGCGCCCGCCGGCGCTGGCGCCGGCGCTGTGGCGCCTATACCTGGAGTCGCGTGCGCTGGATCTGCTGGTCGAGGGCTTCGACGGCCTGGAGGCCGGGGCCGGTGCGGCGCCGCAGGCCGGGCGCGGCGGACTGGTCCGGCGCGATTTCCTGCGCATGGCGCGGATACGGGAACTGCTGGAAAGCGGCGAGGCCGATGCCTGGAGCCTGGAAGAACTCGCCCGCCATGCCTGCCTGAGCGTCAATACGCTGCAGCGTCATTTTCGCGCCGCATGGGGCATGACGGTGTTCGAGTGCCTGCGCGGCGCGCGCCTGACGCGTGCGCGGCTGGGGCTGGAGCGCGACGGCCTGAGCGTGGCCCAGGCCGCCTGCCTGGCCGGCTATACCAGCGCGGCCAATTTCGCCACGGCCTTCCGGCGCGCCTTTGGCGTGACGCCAGGGCAATTGCGCGCGCGCCGTTAG
- a CDS encoding TonB-dependent siderophore receptor has translation MSTPRFALHYASASVLLAASGLAMAQTATQIHDPSQVQQMATVQVLGTAEEEIKESLGVSVITAEEIARRPPTNDLSDLIRREPGVNLTGNSASGARGNSRQVDIRGMGPENTLILIDGKPVTSRNAVRYGWNGDRDTRGDTNWVPAEEVERIEVIRGPAAARYGSGAMGGVVNIITKRPADRATGSITYYTNQPEDSREGNTNRVNARISAPISDTLSMRLYGNYNKTNPDARDINAGHANTSDNGNPSTAGREGVINQDLSALFSWKADSHNTVDLDMGFSRQGNLFAGDTMNNANSDFSDSLYGKETNAMYRENYALTHRGVYDWGTSRASVGYDYTRNARQREGLAGGPEGAPTAGGYDTARLKNWRAAAEASVPFHLGFEQVATVGVEWLRESLEDPAGTRQTYTGGAIGGTAPADRDPKSRQTSYALFAEDNIEIDERTMLTPGVRLDHNSEFGSNWSPSLNASYAVTDALKLKGGIARAYKAPNLYQSNPNYLLYSRGNGCLASQTNTNGCYLVGNEDLSPETSVNKEIGFEYDPGTWRTSMAYFRNDYRNKIVAGTDVQYRLANGARVLQWTNSGKAVVEGLEGNLFIPLASNLDWNTNFTYMIQSKEKATGEPLSVIPEYTINSTLDWFYTPQLSFQANLTYYGKQEGPSTNVRTGVELNGDGRQTISPYALAGLSMGYEVNRNLKFRVGVSNLFDKQLYREGNASSAGAATYNEPGRAYYATATVSF, from the coding sequence ATGTCCACCCCCCGATTCGCGCTGCATTACGCCAGCGCGTCAGTCCTGCTGGCCGCATCCGGCCTGGCCATGGCGCAGACGGCCACCCAGATCCACGATCCGTCGCAGGTGCAGCAGATGGCGACGGTGCAGGTGCTGGGCACGGCCGAAGAGGAAATCAAGGAGTCGCTGGGCGTCTCGGTCATCACCGCCGAGGAGATCGCCCGCCGCCCGCCCACCAATGACCTGTCCGACCTGATCCGCCGCGAACCCGGCGTCAACCTGACCGGCAACAGCGCCAGCGGCGCGCGGGGCAACAGCCGCCAGGTCGACATCCGCGGCATGGGCCCCGAGAACACCCTCATCCTGATCGACGGCAAGCCCGTCACCTCGCGCAATGCGGTGCGCTATGGCTGGAACGGCGACCGGGACACGCGCGGGGACACCAACTGGGTGCCCGCCGAGGAAGTCGAGCGCATCGAAGTGATCCGCGGCCCGGCCGCCGCCCGCTACGGTTCCGGGGCCATGGGCGGCGTGGTCAACATCATCACCAAGCGCCCCGCCGATCGCGCCACCGGCTCCATCACCTACTACACGAACCAGCCGGAAGACAGCCGCGAGGGCAACACCAACCGCGTCAATGCGCGCATCAGCGCGCCGATCAGCGACACGCTGAGCATGCGGCTGTACGGCAACTACAACAAGACCAATCCGGATGCCCGCGACATCAACGCCGGCCACGCGAACACCAGCGACAACGGCAACCCCTCGACCGCCGGACGCGAGGGCGTCATCAACCAGGACCTGAGCGCGCTGTTCTCGTGGAAAGCCGACAGCCACAACACCGTGGACCTGGACATGGGCTTCAGCCGGCAGGGCAACCTGTTCGCCGGCGACACCATGAACAACGCCAACAGCGACTTCTCGGACAGCCTGTACGGCAAGGAAACCAATGCGATGTACCGCGAGAACTATGCGCTGACGCACCGCGGCGTCTACGACTGGGGCACCTCGCGCGCCAGCGTCGGCTATGACTACACGCGCAACGCGCGCCAGCGCGAAGGCCTGGCCGGCGGCCCCGAGGGCGCGCCCACCGCGGGCGGCTACGACACCGCGCGCCTGAAGAACTGGCGCGCCGCGGCCGAGGCCAGCGTGCCGTTCCATCTCGGTTTCGAGCAGGTCGCCACGGTCGGCGTGGAATGGCTGCGCGAATCGCTGGAAGACCCCGCCGGCACGCGCCAGACCTATACCGGCGGCGCCATCGGCGGCACGGCCCCGGCCGACCGCGACCCGAAATCGCGCCAGACCAGCTATGCGCTGTTCGCCGAGGACAACATCGAGATCGACGAGCGCACCATGCTCACGCCCGGCGTGCGCCTGGACCACAACAGCGAATTCGGCAGCAACTGGAGTCCCAGCCTGAACGCCTCGTACGCCGTCACCGACGCGCTCAAGCTCAAGGGTGGCATCGCGCGCGCCTACAAGGCGCCCAACCTCTACCAATCCAACCCCAACTACCTGCTGTACAGCCGCGGCAATGGCTGCCTGGCCTCGCAGACCAACACCAACGGCTGCTATCTGGTCGGCAACGAGGACCTCTCGCCGGAAACCAGCGTCAACAAGGAAATCGGCTTCGAGTACGACCCGGGCACGTGGCGCACCAGCATGGCCTATTTCCGCAACGACTACCGCAACAAGATCGTCGCCGGCACCGACGTCCAGTACCGCCTGGCCAATGGCGCCCGGGTGCTGCAATGGACCAACAGCGGCAAGGCCGTGGTCGAAGGGCTGGAAGGCAACCTGTTCATTCCGCTGGCCAGCAATCTCGACTGGAACACCAACTTCACCTACATGATCCAGTCCAAGGAAAAGGCTACCGGCGAACCCTTGAGCGTGATTCCCGAATACACCATCAACAGCACGCTGGACTGGTTCTACACGCCGCAGCTGTCGTTCCAGGCCAATCTCACCTATTACGGCAAGCAGGAAGGCCCGTCCACCAATGTACGCACCGGCGTCGAACTGAACGGCGACGGCCGCCAGACCATCAGTCCGTATGCCCTGGCGGGCCTGAGCATGGGCTACGAAGTCAACCGGAACCTGAAGTTCCGCGTCGGCGTGAGCAACCTGTTCGACAAGCAGCTGTACCGCGAAGGCAATGCCAGCAGCGCGGGCGCGGCCACCTACAACGAACCGGGGCGCGCCTATTACGCCACGGCGACGGTGTCGTTCTGA
- a CDS encoding alpha/beta hydrolase, with translation MATALLPRRAAPWLLAAALRPAASRAQPAAVPSEPPERARARLSVLGLVQQTVLARGGGLRNVRLTVAVPAGQPPAAGWPVIYMLDDGAALQALAQANRADLARQAVLVGIGYDSPGRIDGQARAWDYTPALPGTGVHGTPDPRSPQRRNGGAEAWLEFIETRVKPWVAGTTRVDTGRQTLYGHSYGGLFVLHTLLARPQTFQRYVAASPSLWWHAPYMMRRASDAGDFSHGAPTLHLMAGGAEMLRRPGAAPLATAGATTRLAAILAAKPGLSVTLREFPGLSHGAMLPASAQAAAELAAQP, from the coding sequence ATGGCGACGGCTCTCCTGCCGCGTCGCGCCGCCCCCTGGCTGCTGGCCGCCGCCCTGCGGCCGGCCGCATCGCGGGCCCAGCCGGCGGCCGTGCCGAGCGAACCGCCCGAGCGCGCGCGGGCGCGCCTGAGCGTGCTGGGGCTGGTCCAGCAGACCGTGCTGGCGCGCGGCGGGGGCTTGCGCAACGTGCGCCTCACCGTGGCCGTGCCGGCGGGCCAGCCGCCGGCCGCCGGCTGGCCGGTCATCTATATGCTCGACGACGGCGCCGCCCTGCAGGCGCTGGCACAGGCCAACCGCGCCGACCTGGCCCGGCAGGCCGTGCTGGTGGGCATAGGCTATGACAGCCCGGGCCGCATCGATGGCCAGGCACGCGCCTGGGACTACACCCCTGCCCTGCCCGGTACCGGCGTCCATGGCACGCCGGACCCGCGCAGCCCGCAACGGCGCAATGGCGGAGCCGAGGCCTGGCTGGAATTCATCGAAACGCGCGTCAAGCCCTGGGTGGCGGGCACGACGCGCGTCGATACCGGCCGCCAGACCCTCTACGGCCACTCGTACGGCGGCCTGTTCGTCCTGCACACGCTACTGGCCCGTCCGCAAACGTTCCAGCGCTATGTCGCGGCCAGTCCATCCTTGTGGTGGCATGCGCCTTACATGATGCGGCGCGCGTCCGACGCGGGGGATTTCAGCCACGGCGCGCCAACCCTGCACCTGATGGCCGGCGGCGCCGAAATGCTGCGCCGCCCCGGCGCGGCGCCCTTGGCCACGGCGGGCGCGACCACCCGGCTGGCCGCGATCCTGGCCGCCAAGCCAGGCCTGTCGGTCACGCTGCGCGAGTTTCCCGGGCTGTCGCATGGCGCCATGCTGCCCGCCTCGGCGCAGGCGGCCGCCGAGCTGGCCGCTCAGCCCTGA
- the glcF gene encoding glycolate oxidase subunit GlcF — protein sequence MQTNLASWARDTDFGEEADAILRRCVHCGFCTATCPTYQVLGDELDSPRGRIYLIKQLLEGSEPTQATQQHLDRCLTCRNCETTCPSGVEYGRLVDIGRQLVHERVPRRLGDRLRREALRRGMNSAWFGPAMRLGQMVRAMLPQALRRKVPAARPPGLLPDPSRHERQVLMLTGCVQPSMMPTIDAATLRVLDAIGIGARLAPGAGCCGAVNFHLDAQGEALAQMRANVDAWWPWVERGEIEAIVMNASGCGAMVKEYAHHLRRDPDYAERAARIVALVKDVAEVVAPHAAALRERLAPGPRAAFHPPCTLQHWQGLRPLAERLLVELGFELAPFGESHLCCGSAGAYSVLNPDIALTLRDRKLGEIAAAAPTVIMSSNIGCIGHLQSGTDTPVRHWIEVVDQRLATQG from the coding sequence ATGCAAACAAATCTTGCTTCTTGGGCACGCGATACCGATTTCGGCGAGGAGGCCGATGCCATCCTGCGCCGTTGCGTGCATTGCGGTTTCTGTACCGCTACGTGTCCGACCTACCAGGTACTGGGCGACGAGCTGGACAGTCCGCGCGGCCGCATCTACCTGATCAAGCAGCTGCTCGAAGGCAGCGAGCCGACCCAGGCCACCCAGCAGCACCTGGACCGCTGCCTGACCTGCCGCAATTGCGAAACGACCTGTCCATCGGGGGTGGAGTATGGGCGGCTGGTCGATATCGGCCGCCAACTGGTCCACGAGCGCGTACCGCGCCGGCTGGGCGACAGGCTGCGCCGCGAAGCGCTGCGCAGAGGCATGAATTCGGCCTGGTTCGGCCCGGCCATGCGGCTGGGCCAGATGGTGCGCGCCATGCTGCCGCAGGCGTTGCGGCGCAAGGTGCCGGCGGCGCGGCCGCCCGGCCTGTTGCCCGATCCGTCGCGCCATGAGCGCCAGGTGCTGATGCTGACCGGCTGCGTGCAGCCGTCCATGATGCCCACCATCGACGCCGCCACCCTGCGCGTGCTCGACGCCATTGGCATCGGCGCGCGCCTGGCGCCGGGCGCGGGCTGTTGCGGCGCCGTCAACTTCCACCTGGACGCGCAAGGCGAGGCCTTGGCGCAGATGCGCGCCAACGTCGACGCCTGGTGGCCCTGGGTCGAGCGCGGCGAGATCGAGGCCATCGTCATGAACGCCTCGGGTTGCGGCGCCATGGTGAAGGAGTATGCGCACCATTTGCGCCGAGACCCGGACTACGCCGAGCGCGCCGCCAGGATCGTGGCGCTGGTCAAGGATGTCGCCGAAGTGGTGGCGCCGCACGCGGCGGCGCTGCGCGAGCGGCTGGCGCCGGGTCCGCGCGCGGCCTTCCATCCGCCCTGCACGCTGCAGCATTGGCAAGGCCTGCGGCCGCTGGCCGAGCGTCTGCTGGTCGAGCTGGGGTTCGAGCTGGCGCCGTTCGGCGAGTCGCATCTGTGTTGCGGCTCGGCCGGCGCCTATTCCGTCCTGAATCCGGACATCGCGCTCACCCTGCGCGACCGCAAGCTGGGCGAGATCGCCGCCGCGGCGCCGACCGTCATCATGTCGTCCAACATCGGTTGCATCGGCCACCTGCAAAGCGGCACGGATACGCCCGTCAGGCATTGGATCGAAGTGGTCGACCAGCGCCTGGCCACTCAGGGCTGA
- the glcE gene encoding glycolate oxidase subunit GlcE produces the protein MDFVLSELCDQVMTARAGHKPLFIVGGGTKGFYGNHRAVTPQDGHCLLDMTPYRGIVSYQPSELVVTARAGTPLAELEAALAEHGQMLAFEPPHFGPGATLGGCVAAGLSGPRRMAAGAVRDFVLGARLLDSQGHILAFGGEVMKNVAGYDVSRLQAGAQGIFGALLEVSLKVVPRPAVVESLRLPATQDEALRWFGQWRGRPLPISASCWTADGAADGGGAVVLRLAGAPPAVQAAREVLGGELLDAAQAHDWWESLREQSHAFFDRGMPLWRLAVPPTAPALALGPTLIEWGGGQRWLSGHYDAQAVRAAAAQAGGHATLFRAAGRAAPADGVFHPLSDGVAAITRRLKQELDPAGLFNPGRLVPEL, from the coding sequence ATGGATTTCGTCCTGTCGGAGTTGTGCGATCAGGTGATGACGGCGCGCGCCGGTCACAAGCCTCTGTTCATCGTCGGTGGCGGCACCAAAGGGTTTTACGGCAATCATCGTGCCGTGACGCCGCAGGATGGCCACTGCCTGCTGGATATGACCCCTTATCGCGGCATCGTCAGCTACCAGCCTTCGGAACTGGTGGTGACGGCGCGCGCGGGTACGCCGCTGGCCGAGCTCGAGGCGGCGCTGGCCGAGCACGGCCAGATGCTGGCTTTCGAGCCGCCGCATTTCGGGCCTGGCGCGACGCTGGGCGGTTGCGTGGCCGCCGGCCTGTCCGGGCCGCGCCGCATGGCCGCCGGCGCCGTGCGCGATTTCGTGCTGGGCGCGCGCCTGCTGGATTCGCAGGGCCATATCCTGGCGTTTGGCGGGGAAGTCATGAAGAACGTGGCCGGCTATGACGTCTCGCGGCTGCAGGCCGGCGCGCAAGGGATTTTCGGCGCCTTGCTGGAAGTCTCGCTGAAAGTCGTGCCCCGGCCGGCCGTGGTGGAGTCGTTGCGGTTGCCCGCCACGCAGGACGAGGCTCTGCGCTGGTTCGGACAATGGCGCGGGCGGCCGCTGCCGATCTCGGCCAGTTGCTGGACGGCCGATGGCGCGGCCGACGGCGGCGGCGCGGTGGTGCTGCGGCTGGCCGGCGCGCCGCCGGCGGTGCAGGCGGCCCGCGAAGTCCTGGGCGGAGAACTGCTGGATGCGGCGCAGGCCCACGACTGGTGGGAGTCCTTGCGCGAGCAGAGCCATGCCTTCTTCGATCGCGGCATGCCCCTGTGGCGGCTGGCGGTGCCGCCCACCGCGCCCGCGCTGGCGCTGGGCCCCACCCTGATCGAATGGGGCGGCGGACAGCGCTGGCTCAGCGGCCACTACGATGCGCAGGCGGTGCGCGCGGCGGCCGCCCAGGCGGGTGGGCATGCCACGCTGTTTCGTGCCGCCGGCCGCGCGGCGCCGGCCGACGGCGTGTTCCATCCCCTTTCGGACGGCGTGGCGGCCATCACGCGCCGCCTCAAGCAGGAGCTGGATCCGGCCGGCCTGTTCAACCCCGGGCGTCTGGTGCCGGAACTCTAG
- a CDS encoding FAD-linked oxidase C-terminal domain-containing protein translates to MNTLVDAGFPPRREGFAPQPLIEALLSILPAHCVLHREEDTRPYECDGLSLYRALPAVVALPEDEAQVRAIMQLCKRMNVPIVACGAGTGLSGGAMPHAQGVLLGLSKLNRIKRIDPAGGTAVVEPGVRNLAISEAAAPYGLYYAPDPSSQIACSIGGNVAENSGGVHCLKYGLTVHNVLRVRVVTIDGEIVELGSEAPDAPGLDLLSVFVGSEGMLGVVTEITVKLIPSPACAQVVMASFASVEAAGNAVTQIIAAGLIPAGLEMMDRQAVHMVEPFVQAGYDLQAQAILLCEADGTPQEVAHEVAMMEAVFKRAGATSLQVSGSEAERLRFWAGRKNAFPAAGRVSPDYYCMDGTIPRRHLARVLGAIEQMEDDFGLRCANVFHAGDGNLHPLILFDSNKPDEVERAEKFGAAILELCVQVGGTVTGEHGVGMEKINQMCVQFSRDELDAFLAVKRAFDPPGLLNPEKVIPTLARCAEYGKMHVHAGEMRFPDLARF, encoded by the coding sequence ATGAACACCTTGGTGGATGCCGGTTTTCCGCCCAGGCGGGAAGGCTTTGCGCCTCAGCCGCTGATCGAGGCCTTGCTGTCGATACTGCCCGCGCATTGCGTGCTGCATCGCGAAGAGGACACACGCCCGTACGAGTGCGACGGCCTGTCGCTGTACCGGGCGCTGCCGGCGGTGGTGGCCCTGCCGGAAGACGAGGCGCAGGTGCGCGCCATCATGCAGCTGTGCAAGCGCATGAACGTGCCGATCGTGGCGTGCGGCGCGGGGACCGGTCTGTCGGGCGGGGCCATGCCGCACGCGCAGGGCGTGCTGCTGGGGCTGTCCAAGCTCAACCGTATCAAGCGCATAGACCCCGCCGGCGGCACGGCCGTGGTCGAGCCGGGCGTGCGCAACCTGGCCATTTCCGAAGCCGCCGCGCCTTACGGGCTTTACTACGCCCCGGACCCATCCAGCCAGATCGCCTGTTCGATCGGCGGCAACGTGGCCGAGAACTCCGGCGGCGTACATTGCCTCAAGTACGGGCTGACGGTACACAACGTGCTGCGCGTGCGTGTGGTGACCATCGACGGGGAGATCGTCGAGCTCGGCTCGGAAGCGCCCGATGCGCCCGGCCTGGACCTGCTGTCGGTGTTCGTCGGCTCCGAAGGCATGCTGGGCGTGGTGACCGAAATCACGGTCAAGCTGATTCCCTCGCCGGCCTGCGCGCAAGTGGTCATGGCCAGCTTCGCCAGCGTCGAAGCGGCGGGCAACGCGGTCACGCAGATCATTGCCGCAGGCCTGATCCCGGCCGGGCTGGAGATGATGGACCGCCAGGCGGTCCACATGGTCGAGCCCTTCGTGCAGGCGGGCTACGACCTCCAGGCGCAGGCCATCCTGCTGTGCGAGGCCGACGGCACGCCGCAGGAGGTGGCCCACGAGGTCGCCATGATGGAGGCGGTATTCAAGCGGGCCGGCGCGACGAGCCTGCAGGTATCGGGCTCGGAAGCCGAGCGCCTGCGCTTCTGGGCCGGCCGCAAGAATGCCTTTCCCGCCGCCGGCCGCGTGTCGCCCGACTACTATTGCATGGACGGCACGATTCCCCGGCGCCACCTGGCGCGCGTGCTTGGCGCCATCGAGCAGATGGAAGACGATTTCGGCCTGCGTTGCGCCAACGTGTTCCATGCCGGCGATGGCAATCTGCATCCCCTGATACTGTTTGATTCGAACAAGCCCGATGAGGTCGAGCGCGCCGAGAAGTTCGGCGCCGCCATTCTCGAGCTGTGCGTGCAGGTTGGAGGCACCGTGACCGGAGAGCACGGTGTGGGTATGGAGAAAATAAATCAAATGTGCGTGCAATTCTCGCGTGACGAACTCGATGCCTTCCTGGCGGTCAAGCGGGCGTTCGACCCGCCCGGCCTGCTCAACCCTGAAAAGGTCATACCCACGCTGGCACGCTGCGCCGAATACGGCAAGATGCACGTGCATGCCGGCGAAATGAGATTTCCCGATCTGGCGCGCTTCTAG
- a CDS encoding FAD-binding oxidoreductase: MNAPQPAEALRRPVPPACLDALKARFGDRLSMAHAVREHHGRDESPYPPMLPDAVVFAHSTEDVAEVARLCNEHCVPLIPYGAGSSLEGHLLAIQGGISLDLSQMNQVLAVNAEDLTVTVQAGVTRKQLNEEIRDTGLFFPIDPGADASLGGMAATRASGTNAVRYGTMRENVMALTVVTADGRVLRTAGRARKSSAGYDLTRIFVGSEGTLGIITEVTVRLYPQPEAVSAAICNFPNLDAAVQSVIEIIQMGVPVARVEFMDEASVRAVNMHSKLTLRETPLLLFEFHGSPAGVQEQAETVQAITAEHGGMDFEWAERPEDRSRLWTARHNAYFAGLQLRPGCRASTTDVCVPISRLADCVRETVDELERASFPYTIVGHVGDGNFHVLMLLDADSPQEWQESETINHNLVRRAIAADGTCTGEHGVGLHKMQFMAEEHGEEALALMRSLKHAFDPNNILNPGKIIAW, from the coding sequence ATGAACGCTCCCCAGCCTGCCGAAGCGTTGCGCCGTCCGGTGCCGCCCGCCTGTCTCGACGCCTTGAAGGCGCGCTTCGGCGATCGCCTGTCGATGGCGCACGCGGTGCGCGAGCACCACGGCCGCGACGAATCGCCGTACCCTCCGATGCTGCCGGATGCGGTCGTGTTCGCGCATTCCACCGAGGACGTGGCCGAGGTGGCCCGCTTGTGCAACGAGCACTGCGTCCCCTTGATTCCCTATGGCGCCGGCTCGTCGCTGGAAGGGCACCTGCTGGCCATCCAGGGCGGCATCAGCCTGGACCTGTCGCAGATGAACCAGGTGCTGGCCGTCAACGCGGAAGACCTGACGGTCACGGTGCAGGCCGGCGTCACGCGCAAGCAGCTCAACGAGGAGATCCGCGATACGGGGTTGTTCTTTCCGATCGATCCCGGCGCCGATGCCAGCCTGGGCGGCATGGCCGCCACGCGCGCCTCGGGCACCAACGCGGTGCGCTATGGCACCATGCGCGAGAACGTCATGGCGTTGACCGTGGTGACCGCTGACGGGCGCGTGCTGCGCACGGCGGGCCGCGCCCGCAAATCGTCCGCCGGTTACGACCTGACGCGCATTTTCGTGGGCAGCGAGGGCACGCTGGGCATCATTACCGAGGTGACGGTCCGCCTGTATCCGCAGCCCGAGGCCGTGTCGGCGGCCATCTGCAATTTCCCGAACCTGGATGCGGCGGTGCAAAGCGTCATCGAGATCATCCAGATGGGGGTGCCAGTGGCCCGCGTGGAGTTCATGGACGAGGCGTCCGTGCGCGCCGTCAACATGCACAGCAAGCTGACGCTGCGCGAGACGCCGCTGCTGCTGTTCGAATTCCACGGCAGCCCGGCCGGCGTCCAGGAGCAGGCCGAGACCGTGCAGGCGATCACCGCCGAGCACGGCGGCATGGACTTCGAGTGGGCCGAGCGCCCGGAAGACCGCAGCCGGCTGTGGACCGCGCGGCACAATGCCTATTTCGCCGGCCTGCAATTGCGGCCGGGCTGCCGCGCCAGCACCACCGACGTGTGCGTGCCGATTTCGCGCCTGGCCGATTGCGTGCGCGAGACCGTCGACGAACTCGAGCGCGCCAGTTTCCCGTACACCATCGTGGGCCATGTGGGTGATGGCAACTTCCACGTCCTGATGCTGCTCGACGCCGACAGCCCGCAGGAGTGGCAGGAGTCTGAAACCATTAATCACAATTTGGTCCGTCGCGCGATTGCCGCCGACGGCACCTGCACCGGCGAGCATGGGGTCGGCCTGCACAAGATGCAGTTCATGGCAGAGGAGCACGGCGAGGAGGCGCTGGCGCTCATGCGCAGCCTCAAGCATGCCTTCGATCCGAACAACATCCTCAACCCGGGCAAGATCATCGCCTGGTAG